A single window of Rana temporaria chromosome 1, aRanTem1.1, whole genome shotgun sequence DNA harbors:
- the LOC120924770 gene encoding probable N-acetyltransferase camello, with protein sequence MADYSIRKYNNGDYHAVRRLFARGMLDYIPGATAYILKRPQVYCTILASSITLHLYYRSYVLSLFSVGTFLAAIHGLLNLAVHLFIKKVHSGDLLNIEESYIQRPNSFFWVAVSGGRIVGMVGVQPDPNSNSDMILRRLSVAKDQQRRGIARALCVKVFDFARQRGYHRVTLDTSTMQVNAHKLYQRLGFKTTKVIPSRSRLGRFANMTVVYYSYDV encoded by the coding sequence ATGGCCGACTACTCCATACGGAAATACAACAATGGGGATTACCACGCCGTACGTAGACTGTTTGCCCGAGGCATGTTAGATTACATTCCTGGCGCGACCGCCTATATCTTGAAGCGCCCACAAGTCTACTGCACCATCTTGGCTTCATCCATCACACTGCACTTGTACTATCGCTCCTACGTCCTTTCTCTCTTCAGCGTTGGGACATTCCTGGCTGCCATCCATGGCCTTTTAAATTTGGCGGTCCACCTGTTCATAAAGAAGGTTCACAGCGGAGATTTACTCAACATCGAAGAGTCTTATATTCAGAGACCCAACTCTTTCTTCTGGGTGGCCGTGTCCGGTGGTCGGATTGTAGGGATGGTGGGTGTCCAGCCTGATCCAAACTCCAACAGCGACATGATATTACGACGCTTGTCCGTGGCTAAAGACCAGCAACGCCGGGGGATCGCCAGGGCCCTGTGCGTGAAGGTCTTCGACTTTGCTCGCCAGCGGGGCTACCATCGCGTCACCCTAGATACATCGACCATGCAAGTCAATGCTCATAAACTGTATCAACGCTTGGGGTTCAAGACAACAAAAGTCATTCCCAGCAGAAGTCGACTAGGAAGGTTTGCAAATATGACTGTGGTGTACTACAGCTACGATGTCTAG